One region of Bradyrhizobium betae genomic DNA includes:
- a CDS encoding metallophosphoesterase, with protein MIRINPVSDLHLDIASNELDGMPQVDADVTVVAGDAAAPGTLALRRVRELYPDRDRPLIYVAGNHDHYSHHDKHRPELKTTWEKQLRMMPEVAHELGITLLSDSSAEIGDVLFIGATLWTDFMVRPPFLMFGDAVRDATRRMNDYRMIKTGAGRSRDMLRPGQTIDAHKASVAYLEKALAERPAGQAAVVVTHHAPSPRSLLRWPAAADLDQCYASDLEARLMTGETAAELWLHGHVHANRDYVAGDTRVVANPRGYPDPRGPGGRENPAFDPCLVVDVEPRPAPGWRT; from the coding sequence ATGATCCGCATCAATCCCGTTTCAGACCTGCATCTCGACATCGCCAGCAACGAGCTCGACGGCATGCCGCAGGTCGACGCCGACGTGACCGTCGTTGCCGGCGACGCGGCGGCGCCGGGCACGCTGGCGCTGCGGCGCGTCCGCGAGCTGTATCCGGACCGCGACCGGCCCCTGATCTACGTCGCCGGAAATCACGACCATTACAGCCACCACGACAAGCACCGTCCGGAGCTCAAGACGACCTGGGAAAAGCAGCTGCGGATGATGCCGGAGGTCGCGCACGAACTGGGTATCACGCTGCTCTCGGATTCGAGCGCGGAGATCGGCGACGTGTTGTTCATCGGCGCCACGCTCTGGACGGATTTCATGGTCCGGCCGCCCTTCCTGATGTTCGGCGACGCGGTGCGCGATGCGACGCGGCGGATGAACGACTACCGCATGATCAAGACCGGCGCGGGCCGCTCGCGCGACATGCTCCGCCCGGGCCAGACGATCGACGCGCACAAGGCGTCGGTCGCCTACCTCGAAAAGGCGCTGGCGGAGCGCCCCGCCGGCCAAGCTGCGGTCGTGGTCACGCATCACGCACCGTCGCCGCGCAGCCTGCTGCGGTGGCCGGCGGCCGCAGATCTCGATCAGTGCTACGCCTCCGATCTCGAGGCGCGCCTCATGACGGGCGAGACCGCCGCTGAATTGTGGCTGCATGGCCACGTCCACGCCAATCGCGACTACGTCGCCGGCGACACACGCGTCGTCGCCAATCCGCGCGGCTATCCCGACCCGCGCGGTCCCGGCGGCCGCGAGAATCCAGCATTCGATCCGTGCCTCGTCGTCGATGTCGAGCCCCGGCCGGCGCCGGGATGGCGCACGTGA
- a CDS encoding metallophosphoesterase encodes MKHATWLFADPHFGHESIIRMCGRPFANVAEMNQTMADAWRKVVKPGDDIIVVGDFAHRMPVDQLRKLFDSLPGNKHIVLGNHDGEETRELPWASQRDIAFVSIDGTRCVLCHYALRTWPCIRKGALMLYGHSHGRLPGNSQSMDIGVDVFGWAPLRLNQIKAHLATLPPLVDPEAGDDFENNESVKP; translated from the coding sequence GTGAAGCACGCCACCTGGCTTTTCGCCGACCCGCACTTCGGCCACGAATCCATCATCCGCATGTGCGGCCGCCCGTTCGCGAACGTCGCTGAGATGAACCAGACGATGGCGGATGCTTGGCGCAAGGTCGTCAAGCCCGGCGACGACATCATCGTCGTTGGCGATTTCGCTCACCGCATGCCCGTAGACCAGCTGCGCAAGCTGTTCGATAGCCTGCCGGGGAACAAGCACATCGTGCTCGGAAATCACGACGGCGAGGAGACGCGCGAGCTTCCGTGGGCCAGCCAGCGGGATATCGCGTTTGTCTCCATTGACGGCACCCGCTGCGTGTTGTGCCACTACGCTCTGCGCACATGGCCCTGCATCCGCAAGGGCGCCTTGATGTTGTATGGCCACTCGCACGGTCGCCTGCCCGGCAACAGCCAGAGCATGGATATCGGCGTCGACGTTTTCGGATGGGCGCCGCTGCGTCTCAATCAGATCAAGGCGCACCTTGCGACCCTGCCGCCGTTGGTGGATCCCGAGGCGGGCGATGACTTCGAGAACAACGAGAGCGTGAAGCCGTGA
- a CDS encoding DUF4396 domain-containing protein, with translation MIALPYDYFLLGWFVIAVISTAYVAYDQFAGNPEPAVMKWAFVLITLYMGPFGLLLYVLADKEPRPGEHERFTSPLWKQGVGSTIHCVAGDATGIILAAATTAFLGLPMWIDLIVEYLAGFSFGLFIFQSLFMKRMMGGSYWQNVKKSFMPEFISMNAMMAGMAPTMSFLMMGRDMRAMDPLELTFWGVMSLGVIVGFATAYPFNVWMVHAGIKHGLMTERSDAHGGHHDRHDDHGRAGMRSQATVPQLAALAGVTGLLLVTGMVWPGFYVNLTLSAHDVDGAIMPPGMINTFDLPAAAMRDMAAVKPRQVDYEAPPTARGDQVLQPRLENGVKVFDIEASAIRWNILPDVAVQAYAYNHQIPGPRLELTEGDHVRINFHNALPESTTVHWHGLIVPNEMDGPAKITQPPVPPGGSYSYEYTVGQHGTYFYHSHDHPDRQQALGLYGALIIQPADPSSEVKADLEYTIQLQEWLKREWLTYPAMLMEGALPNYFTINGKAFPATDTVQMRVGQTIKLRFIGTNNNFVHPMHVHGGPFEIVAVDGVTLAESARYQADTVNVGPGQRYDVVWTARRPGKWLVHCHIPHHTANNNVEQGGGGGLMLVLNVQ, from the coding sequence GTGATCGCGCTTCCCTACGATTATTTTCTGCTCGGCTGGTTCGTTATAGCAGTCATCTCGACCGCCTACGTCGCGTACGACCAGTTCGCCGGAAATCCCGAGCCTGCCGTGATGAAATGGGCGTTCGTCCTCATCACGCTCTACATGGGGCCGTTCGGCCTGCTCCTCTACGTACTCGCCGACAAAGAGCCGCGGCCAGGAGAACACGAACGATTCACTTCCCCGCTGTGGAAGCAAGGGGTCGGCAGCACCATCCATTGCGTCGCCGGAGACGCGACCGGAATCATCCTTGCCGCAGCGACGACGGCCTTCCTCGGATTGCCGATGTGGATCGATCTGATCGTGGAATATCTGGCGGGATTTTCGTTCGGGCTATTCATCTTCCAGTCGCTGTTCATGAAGCGGATGATGGGTGGTTCATACTGGCAGAACGTGAAAAAGAGCTTCATGCCGGAATTCATCAGCATGAATGCGATGATGGCGGGAATGGCGCCGACGATGAGCTTCCTGATGATGGGGCGCGATATGCGCGCCATGGATCCCCTCGAACTGACGTTCTGGGGCGTGATGTCCCTTGGCGTGATCGTCGGATTCGCGACGGCCTATCCGTTCAACGTTTGGATGGTGCATGCCGGCATCAAGCATGGGCTCATGACCGAACGGTCCGATGCACACGGCGGACATCACGATCGGCACGATGATCATGGGCGCGCCGGGATGAGGAGCCAGGCCACCGTTCCGCAACTGGCCGCTTTGGCGGGGGTGACAGGATTGCTGCTTGTCACCGGAATGGTATGGCCGGGCTTCTACGTGAACCTCACCCTGAGCGCGCACGATGTGGACGGCGCGATCATGCCGCCCGGAATGATCAACACGTTCGACCTGCCGGCCGCTGCCATGCGGGATATGGCAGCGGTGAAGCCGCGACAGGTCGACTACGAAGCGCCGCCGACGGCGCGCGGCGACCAGGTGCTTCAGCCAAGGCTGGAGAACGGCGTCAAGGTGTTCGATATCGAGGCTTCCGCGATCCGCTGGAATATCTTACCGGACGTTGCGGTTCAGGCTTACGCGTATAACCATCAAATTCCGGGGCCTCGGCTGGAATTGACGGAAGGCGATCACGTCCGGATCAACTTCCACAACGCGCTGCCCGAGAGCACGACGGTGCATTGGCACGGACTAATCGTACCAAATGAGATGGACGGCCCGGCAAAGATCACCCAGCCGCCCGTCCCGCCCGGCGGTTCATACAGCTACGAATACACCGTCGGACAGCACGGCACATACTTCTATCACAGCCACGATCATCCCGACCGTCAGCAGGCACTCGGTCTCTACGGTGCGCTCATTATCCAGCCGGCGGACCCCTCGTCCGAGGTCAAAGCGGACCTTGAATACACGATACAACTTCAGGAGTGGCTGAAGCGCGAGTGGCTCACCTATCCCGCGATGCTGATGGAGGGCGCTCTCCCCAACTACTTCACCATCAATGGAAAGGCCTTTCCTGCGACCGACACCGTGCAGATGAGAGTTGGCCAGACAATAAAGTTGCGTTTCATCGGCACCAACAACAACTTCGTCCACCCCATGCATGTGCACGGCGGCCCTTTCGAGATCGTGGCGGTGGATGGCGTCACGCTCGCCGAAAGCGCCCGTTATCAGGCGGACACCGTGAACGTTGGTCCGGGCCAACGGTACGACGTTGTTTGGACCGCTCGCCGGCCTGGGAAGTGGTTGGTCCACTGCCATATCCCTCATCACACGGCCAACAACAACGTCGAGCAGGGCGGCGGGGGTGGGCTGATGTTGGTCTTAAACGTTCAGTGA
- a CDS encoding type II restriction endonuclease has protein sequence MIETMPYPGSTDLLRVLIERWRQDPGSTYRTWFLWDERLKNFRSIRRGIAQVVEEIGGGTFGNVYRGSSLETIVGSIAEQRQIFKGADHAFLWKPKLRIPDIYEDAGNQRAFGQLLHHCSCCSTEQELVEGIDTIDRLKIKGLGPAVANLLYFLHPTLMPPFNTAIVNGFNAITGAKVKLGRWDQYLGMRRGILELNRAYRDLLSNDLGAIAGFLFDVGTGRFSAPPVGNGETARDAWLSELSKARETAKRLEAPIAAARENDLTHTQVQAWLRDLGLALGYRIWIASNDRGRSYNGAMLASGCIDRLPSSIEDAAGAESIRLIDVLWLDAASDRVVAAFEVEHTTSIYSGIVRMLDLALSGDLHTAGGLFLVAPDGREDEVRNQLRRPAFSRVADLQVRYLPYGELERNKDAIARFGTGMKGIQAIARLL, from the coding sequence ATGATTGAAACGATGCCGTATCCGGGTTCGACGGACCTATTGCGCGTGTTGATCGAGCGATGGCGACAGGACCCTGGGTCGACCTATCGCACGTGGTTCTTGTGGGATGAGCGCCTGAAGAACTTCAGGTCGATTCGACGCGGCATCGCTCAGGTGGTCGAGGAGATCGGGGGCGGAACGTTCGGCAACGTGTACAGGGGCTCCTCCCTCGAAACGATCGTGGGGTCGATCGCGGAGCAGAGGCAGATCTTCAAAGGAGCCGATCACGCCTTCCTGTGGAAACCGAAGCTTCGGATCCCGGACATCTATGAGGATGCCGGAAATCAGCGGGCTTTCGGTCAACTCCTGCATCACTGTTCTTGCTGCAGCACCGAGCAGGAGCTCGTCGAAGGAATCGACACGATCGATCGACTGAAGATCAAGGGTCTCGGGCCCGCTGTCGCCAATCTCCTGTACTTCCTGCACCCGACGCTGATGCCGCCATTCAACACCGCGATCGTGAACGGCTTCAATGCGATCACGGGCGCCAAGGTGAAGCTCGGGCGATGGGATCAATATCTTGGGATGCGACGCGGCATCCTGGAGCTGAACCGAGCTTATCGGGATCTTCTCTCCAACGATCTCGGCGCAATCGCGGGATTTCTGTTCGATGTCGGTACCGGACGCTTCAGCGCTCCTCCCGTCGGCAATGGCGAGACAGCAAGAGACGCTTGGCTATCCGAGCTCTCGAAGGCGCGCGAGACCGCAAAACGGCTCGAAGCTCCCATTGCGGCGGCGCGCGAGAACGATCTTACCCATACGCAAGTCCAAGCCTGGCTCCGCGACCTGGGCCTGGCGCTCGGTTATCGGATATGGATCGCTTCGAACGATCGCGGACGCTCATACAATGGCGCCATGTTGGCATCCGGTTGCATCGACCGTCTGCCCTCATCAATCGAAGATGCCGCCGGCGCAGAATCGATCCGGCTCATCGATGTGCTCTGGTTGGATGCCGCGAGCGATCGCGTGGTCGCTGCTTTCGAGGTCGAACACACGACCTCGATTTATTCCGGGATCGTACGCATGCTCGATCTGGCGCTAAGCGGCGACCTGCATACCGCGGGCGGACTGTTTCTGGTCGCTCCGGACGGCAGGGAGGACGAGGTGCGTAATCAGCTTCGTCGGCCGGCGTTCAGTCGCGTCGCTGACTTGCAGGTACGCTACCTGCCGTATGGCGAGCTGGAGCGGAACAAGGACGCGATCGCCCGCTTCGGGACAGGCATGAAAGGCATTCAGGCGATCGCGCGACTTCTTTGA
- a CDS encoding heavy metal translocating P-type ATPase — MELTMARPNTPNSEKTDKNCCGHCQSTASASEHHAHHHHHGGAQGATVDPVCGMEVDPDTARHKAEHGGQSFYFCSDRCRTKFVEDPAKYIRGEMKKTQADVPEGTIYTCPMHPQVRQVGPGNCPICGMALEPELATADAGPNPELVDMTRRFWVGLALSVPVVVLEMGAHLVGAHGWIDQSLSNWIQFVLATPVVLWAGWPFFVRGWQSVVTRNLNMFTLIAMGTGVAWVYSVVATVLPAAFPSTFRGHDGAVAVYFEAAAVITVLVLLGQVLELRAREATSGAIKALLDLAPKTARRIRENGSDEEVQISELRPGDRLRVRPGEKVPVDGEIVEGRSSLDESMVTGESMPVSKEVGGKVIAGTLNRSGGFVMRAEKVGSDTMLSQIVQMVAQAQRSRAPIQRLADQVAGWFVPAVIVIAVAAFAAWAVYGPEPRLAFGLVAAVSVLIIACPCALGLATPMSIMVGVGRGAQAGVLIKNAEALEHMEKIDTLVVDKTGTLTEGKPKVVAIVPVSGYSEADVLRLAASVERASEHPLADAIVNAAKDRGIQTADVKDFDSPVGRGALGTVEGKKILLGNATFLRSEGVDTSALESEAERQRGEGATVINMATDGRLAGILAIADPVKQSTPEALRELAAEGVRVIMLTGDNRTTAEAVARRLGIADVEAEVLPDQKSAVVAKLQKDGRSVAMAGDGVNDAPALAAAEVGIAMGTGTDVAMESAGVTLLKGDLNGIVRARRLSRATMRNIRQNLFFAFAYNAAGIPIAAGVLYPTLGLLLSPIVAAAAMALSSVSVVGNALRLRTTRV; from the coding sequence ATGGAGCTGACGATGGCTCGGCCAAACACGCCGAATTCCGAGAAGACCGACAAGAACTGCTGCGGACACTGCCAGTCCACCGCATCGGCTTCCGAGCACCATGCTCACCACCATCATCATGGTGGCGCGCAGGGGGCCACGGTGGATCCCGTTTGCGGAATGGAGGTGGACCCGGACACGGCTCGTCACAAGGCCGAGCACGGAGGTCAGAGCTTCTACTTCTGTTCGGACCGTTGCAGGACGAAGTTCGTGGAAGATCCGGCGAAATACATACGCGGAGAGATGAAGAAGACGCAGGCTGACGTGCCCGAAGGCACGATCTACACCTGCCCGATGCATCCGCAGGTCCGCCAGGTTGGACCAGGCAATTGCCCCATCTGCGGCATGGCGCTCGAACCCGAGCTCGCCACCGCGGACGCGGGGCCCAATCCCGAGCTGGTCGATATGACCCGTCGGTTTTGGGTGGGTCTCGCCCTCTCCGTTCCGGTCGTGGTCCTCGAGATGGGCGCTCACCTCGTCGGTGCTCACGGTTGGATCGACCAGTCGCTTTCCAATTGGATCCAGTTCGTTCTCGCGACGCCGGTCGTCCTATGGGCAGGGTGGCCGTTCTTCGTTCGCGGCTGGCAGTCGGTCGTGACGCGCAATCTGAACATGTTCACGCTGATCGCGATGGGTACGGGAGTCGCCTGGGTCTACAGCGTGGTGGCGACGGTTCTTCCCGCTGCGTTTCCTTCGACGTTCCGGGGTCATGACGGCGCAGTGGCCGTGTATTTCGAAGCGGCCGCGGTCATCACGGTACTGGTGCTTCTCGGGCAGGTGCTCGAGTTGCGCGCGCGAGAAGCCACTTCCGGAGCGATCAAGGCGCTATTGGACCTCGCGCCGAAAACGGCACGCCGCATCCGGGAGAACGGCTCTGACGAGGAAGTCCAGATCTCGGAGCTCCGGCCGGGCGATCGTTTGCGCGTCCGCCCGGGGGAAAAGGTGCCAGTCGACGGCGAGATCGTCGAGGGCCGATCTTCGCTCGACGAGTCGATGGTGACTGGCGAATCCATGCCGGTCAGCAAGGAGGTCGGCGGCAAGGTGATCGCCGGCACGCTCAACCGCTCCGGCGGATTCGTCATGCGGGCCGAAAAGGTCGGCAGCGATACGATGTTGTCTCAGATCGTGCAGATGGTGGCGCAGGCGCAGCGCTCGCGCGCGCCCATCCAGCGTTTGGCGGATCAGGTCGCGGGTTGGTTCGTTCCGGCGGTCATCGTGATCGCTGTCGCGGCTTTCGCCGCTTGGGCCGTCTACGGTCCAGAGCCCCGCCTCGCCTTCGGTCTCGTCGCGGCGGTCAGCGTTCTCATCATTGCTTGCCCGTGCGCTCTGGGACTGGCGACCCCGATGTCCATCATGGTGGGCGTCGGGCGCGGCGCACAAGCGGGCGTGCTCATCAAGAACGCCGAGGCGCTGGAGCACATGGAGAAGATAGACACGCTCGTCGTCGACAAGACCGGCACGCTGACGGAAGGCAAACCGAAGGTCGTCGCGATCGTACCGGTCAGTGGATATTCGGAGGCGGACGTGCTGCGGCTCGCCGCCAGCGTCGAACGCGCCAGCGAACATCCGCTGGCGGATGCCATCGTCAATGCGGCCAAGGATCGCGGAATTCAGACGGCCGACGTCAAGGACTTCGACTCGCCGGTCGGCAGAGGCGCCCTCGGCACGGTAGAGGGCAAGAAAATCCTCCTCGGCAACGCGACTTTCCTGCGTTCGGAGGGTGTCGATACATCTGCCCTCGAAAGCGAAGCCGAGCGTCAGCGCGGTGAAGGTGCAACCGTCATCAACATGGCCACCGACGGCAGGCTCGCGGGCATTCTGGCCATTGCCGATCCGGTGAAACAGTCGACGCCCGAGGCGCTGCGCGAACTGGCCGCCGAGGGCGTGAGGGTCATCATGCTGACGGGCGACAACCGGACCACGGCCGAGGCGGTCGCCCGGAGACTCGGCATTGCGGATGTGGAAGCCGAGGTACTGCCCGATCAGAAGAGTGCGGTCGTCGCAAAGCTACAGAAGGACGGTCGAAGCGTCGCCATGGCGGGCGACGGCGTCAACGACGCGCCGGCTTTGGCGGCGGCCGAAGTGGGCATCGCCATGGGCACGGGAACGGACGTGGCGATGGAGAGCGCGGGCGTCACTCTTCTCAAGGGAGATCTCAACGGCATCGTCCGTGCGCGGCGGTTGTCACGCGCCACCATGAGGAACATCAGGCAGAACCTCTTCTTTGCATTCGCCTACAATGCCGCAGGTATCCCTATAGCGGCCGGAGTCCTGTATCCGACGCTGGGACTGCTGCTGTCGCCGATCGTCGCTGCGGCCGCGATGGCGCTGTCCTCCGTCAGCGTGGTCGGCAACGCGCTGCGACTGCGGACGACGCGGGTCTGA
- a CDS encoding metal-sensitive transcriptional regulator — MRNDIKATCQKRLNRIEGQVRGLAKMVGEDRYCIDIVTQISAVRAALRRVEEEILRDHVSHCVEHAIRSGDKADQRRKIAELMDVVGRANR; from the coding sequence ATGAGAAACGACATCAAGGCTACGTGCCAGAAACGTTTGAACCGCATCGAAGGTCAGGTTCGCGGCTTGGCGAAGATGGTCGGAGAGGATCGGTATTGCATCGACATCGTCACCCAGATCTCGGCGGTCAGGGCGGCGCTTCGCCGCGTCGAGGAAGAGATACTGCGGGATCACGTGTCCCATTGCGTGGAACATGCGATCCGCAGCGGCGACAAGGCGGATCAAAGGCGAAAGATCGCCGAACTGATGGACGTCGTGGGCCGAGCGAACAGGTAA
- a CDS encoding FixH family protein — MLSKFSTAALAATISFAASAAMAGAGDYAFEPVNPEMKKGDDVTLAVRLTNKQTGKPVSDAVIFRTRVDMAPDGMAEMESPVEPLPPKEPGVYAFKTDLPMAGRYQVTLSAKVQGEAETVTGKLIVKAIK; from the coding sequence ATGCTTTCCAAGTTCAGCACCGCGGCTTTGGCCGCCACGATTTCGTTCGCCGCTTCGGCCGCCATGGCGGGCGCCGGCGACTACGCCTTCGAACCCGTCAATCCGGAGATGAAGAAGGGCGACGATGTCACGCTCGCCGTTCGCTTGACCAACAAGCAGACCGGCAAGCCGGTATCGGACGCCGTGATCTTCAGGACACGGGTCGACATGGCTCCGGACGGGATGGCCGAAATGGAATCGCCGGTCGAGCCGCTGCCGCCAAAAGAGCCCGGCGTCTACGCTTTCAAGACCGATCTGCCGATGGCCGGCCGTTACCAGGTCACGCTGTCGGCGAAGGTTCAGGGTGAAGCGGAGACCGTCACCGGCAAGCTGATCGTCAAGGCGATCAAGTAG
- a CDS encoding efflux RND transporter periplasmic adaptor subunit: MNTFRFLTTLAVGGGLTLGAYWYLNDGRWPVRTDMAAVAAAAGRTPLFYRDPGGQPFWSAGPKKDDHGRDYLPVYDDGQTVDEPAKPRPQAESSRKVLYYRNPMGLPDTSAVPKKDPMGMDYVPVYEGDDADDGSVKLSPGKIQRTGVKSEPVERRPIRISVRAPGTIQLDERRVSVIAMRAESFLQKVADVTTGTRVRAGQPLMQIYSSAVASAAAEYFATVTSKTVGGIEVYGRGSRQRLTNLDVPDQFIAEIEKSHVAPVNVQWLAPRDGIVLERNAIEGMRANPGDVLFRIADISVVWALVDVAERDLGNIAVGQPVEVRARSFPGRTFSGKTSVIYPQVNRDTRTARVRIELANPDFALLPDMYVDAAIATGDSAPVLSVPDSSVLDTGNRQAVLVDKGEGRFEPREVKLGRRGGGYIEVRDGLSGAEAVVTSANFLIDAESNLKAALKGFAEATPQAIEPGHATGEHK; the protein is encoded by the coding sequence ATGAATACCTTTCGTTTTCTGACTACTCTCGCGGTGGGCGGCGGCTTGACCTTGGGAGCTTACTGGTACCTGAACGATGGGCGCTGGCCCGTCCGTACCGACATGGCTGCGGTCGCCGCAGCGGCAGGCCGAACGCCGCTCTTCTATCGTGATCCGGGCGGACAGCCGTTTTGGTCTGCGGGACCGAAAAAGGACGACCACGGACGGGATTATCTGCCCGTCTACGACGACGGCCAGACGGTCGACGAGCCGGCAAAGCCAAGGCCGCAGGCGGAGTCTTCCCGCAAGGTCCTCTACTACCGCAATCCAATGGGTCTCCCGGACACCTCGGCCGTGCCGAAGAAGGATCCGATGGGAATGGACTACGTCCCCGTGTACGAAGGCGACGACGCCGACGACGGCTCAGTGAAGCTGTCGCCCGGCAAGATTCAGCGTACTGGCGTCAAGTCGGAGCCGGTCGAGCGGCGCCCGATCCGCATCTCGGTCAGGGCTCCCGGTACGATCCAGCTGGACGAGCGTCGCGTATCCGTGATCGCCATGCGAGCCGAAAGCTTCCTCCAGAAGGTCGCGGACGTGACCACCGGAACGCGCGTCCGGGCGGGCCAACCGCTGATGCAGATCTACAGTTCGGCGGTGGCTTCCGCGGCGGCGGAATACTTTGCGACGGTCACTTCCAAGACAGTAGGGGGCATCGAAGTGTATGGCCGCGGGTCGCGCCAGCGACTTACGAATCTTGATGTGCCCGACCAGTTCATCGCCGAGATAGAGAAATCTCACGTCGCGCCCGTCAACGTGCAGTGGTTGGCTCCGCGGGACGGTATCGTGCTCGAGCGCAACGCCATCGAGGGCATGCGGGCCAACCCAGGCGACGTGCTGTTCCGGATCGCCGACATCTCGGTGGTCTGGGCCCTGGTCGACGTGGCCGAACGCGATCTCGGCAACATCGCGGTCGGTCAGCCGGTCGAGGTTCGGGCCCGGAGTTTTCCGGGTCGGACCTTCTCGGGGAAGACCTCGGTCATCTACCCTCAGGTGAACCGGGACACGCGGACCGCCCGCGTCCGGATCGAACTCGCCAATCCGGACTTCGCACTACTTCCCGACATGTACGTCGATGCCGCAATCGCTACCGGCGACTCGGCGCCGGTCCTGTCCGTACCGGACAGCTCGGTGCTCGATACCGGCAACCGGCAGGCCGTACTCGTCGACAAGGGGGAAGGGCGCTTCGAGCCGCGGGAAGTGAAGCTCGGCCGGCGAGGAGGCGGCTACATCGAAGTGCGCGACGGCCTCTCGGGAGCCGAGGCGGTGGTCACCTCGGCAAACTTCCTGATCGACGCGGAAAGCAATCTGAAAGCAGCGCTGAAGGGCTTTGCCGAGGCCACGCCCCAAGCCATCGAACCTGGCCACGCGACGGGAGAGCACAAATGA